Proteins encoded together in one Nocardioides marinisabuli window:
- a CDS encoding MerR family transcriptional regulator — translation MFAISVAAQMVRMEVQNLRVYERRGLLSPDRTEGGTRLYSQADIEVLHRIRDLLAEGLNLAGVARVLELEEEVRRLRARLAARR, via the coding sequence GTGTTCGCGATCTCGGTGGCGGCGCAGATGGTGCGCATGGAGGTGCAGAACCTGCGCGTCTACGAGCGGCGCGGCCTGCTGAGCCCGGACCGCACCGAGGGCGGCACGCGGCTCTACAGCCAGGCCGACATCGAGGTGCTCCACCGCATCCGCGACCTGCTCGCCGAGGGGCTCAACCTGGCGGGCGTGGCCCGGGTGCTGGAGCTCGAGGAGGAGGTGCGCCGACTGCGCGCCAGGCTGGCCGCGAGGCGCTGA
- a CDS encoding sulfatase → MLPTSTARRLPVLALAAVPVLALLVGASPASSYDQERQDGAVVQNRIGVVESGEDYEPPLPPVRQQAAANAPNIILITTDDQTASDMKYLPKTRKLLGKQGAEFTDAISPHPLCCPARAEIVSGQFAQNNGVHSNGGAYGGYRRLKNPHDTLPKWLYEYGYHTGMVGKFITHWKPKRDGVPTGWEWFDVPRTSAFGYYDFNMFTQGVKRRYNDGVAYSTTYATERTVDLIHDWAPGESTSADDKPFFIWTSYFAPHGECGESTCKVGPTPEKKYRSALSREKAPSLSKKSYDAPLHRPNRLIAGSDVVPRGKTQKFFLERIRSLQSVDDGVAEIVAALQATDELDKTYIVFTSDNGYQLGEHRYSGKILPYEESLRVPLLVRGPGVKQSRPDVTATTVDLAPTIIDAAGAKAGRVQDGRSLLPLLTRGKRPVGDTALIQAGARSAKDGTGAWMYRGVRTSRYTYTNWKVASGPGFWELFDRKADPFQLRNLDGDARYRNVQRELARRLSVLNGCKGTKACFRDFGRMPAPRG, encoded by the coding sequence GTGCTCCCCACCTCTACCGCCCGGCGTTTGCCGGTGCTGGCACTTGCCGCCGTGCCCGTTCTCGCCCTCCTCGTCGGGGCGTCACCGGCCTCGTCCTACGACCAAGAACGGCAGGATGGCGCCGTCGTCCAGAACCGGATCGGCGTCGTCGAGTCCGGTGAGGACTACGAGCCGCCGCTGCCGCCGGTGAGGCAGCAGGCTGCTGCGAACGCGCCCAACATCATCCTCATCACCACCGATGACCAGACGGCGTCCGACATGAAGTACTTGCCGAAGACTCGCAAGCTGCTGGGTAAGCAGGGCGCAGAGTTCACGGACGCCATCAGCCCGCACCCCTTGTGCTGCCCCGCGCGAGCCGAGATCGTGTCGGGCCAGTTCGCCCAGAACAACGGCGTGCACTCCAACGGCGGCGCCTATGGCGGCTACCGGCGACTGAAGAACCCGCACGACACGTTGCCGAAGTGGCTCTACGAGTACGGCTACCACACCGGCATGGTCGGGAAGTTCATCACGCACTGGAAGCCCAAGCGCGATGGGGTGCCCACGGGGTGGGAGTGGTTCGACGTGCCGCGCACCTCCGCGTTCGGCTACTACGACTTCAATATGTTCACCCAGGGCGTGAAGCGTCGCTACAACGACGGCGTGGCCTACTCGACGACCTACGCCACGGAGCGGACCGTCGACCTCATCCACGACTGGGCGCCCGGGGAGTCGACGAGCGCCGACGACAAGCCGTTCTTCATCTGGACCTCGTACTTCGCCCCGCACGGCGAGTGCGGGGAGAGCACCTGCAAGGTCGGGCCGACTCCCGAGAAGAAGTACCGGAGTGCGCTGAGCCGGGAGAAGGCGCCCAGCCTGTCCAAGAAGTCCTACGACGCGCCGCTGCACAGGCCCAACCGCCTGATCGCCGGCAGTGACGTCGTCCCCCGGGGGAAGACCCAGAAGTTCTTCCTGGAGCGGATCCGGTCGTTGCAGAGCGTCGACGACGGTGTCGCCGAGATCGTGGCGGCGCTGCAGGCGACGGATGAGCTGGACAAAACCTACATCGTCTTCACGTCCGACAACGGCTACCAGCTGGGGGAGCACCGCTACTCCGGGAAGATCCTCCCGTACGAGGAGTCGCTGCGCGTGCCGCTGCTGGTCCGCGGGCCGGGTGTGAAGCAGTCGCGGCCTGACGTGACCGCGACGACGGTGGACCTGGCGCCGACGATCATCGACGCGGCCGGCGCCAAGGCGGGCCGGGTCCAGGACGGACGCAGCCTGCTGCCGCTCCTGACCCGCGGGAAGAGGCCGGTCGGGGACACCGCCCTGATCCAGGCGGGAGCGAGGTCGGCGAAGGACGGCACCGGAGCCTGGATGTACCGAGGCGTGCGCACCTCGCGCTACACCTACACCAACTGGAAGGTCGCCTCGGGGCCCGGGTTCTGGGAGCTCTTCGAC
- a CDS encoding TlpA family protein disulfide reductase has product MGAEVGAGSDAPAAAESPVRTAWDEVLAALPDAELGERATFVQFSSAFCAPCRVTRRTLGEVVEVVPGVAHLEIDAEHHLELVRRLDVLRTPTTLILDSTGHEATRAAGAPRKETVLATLASVVGD; this is encoded by the coding sequence GTGGGCGCTGAGGTGGGCGCTGGCTCCGATGCTCCTGCGGCGGCCGAGTCGCCCGTGCGCACCGCCTGGGACGAGGTCCTGGCGGCCCTGCCGGACGCCGAGCTGGGGGAGCGAGCCACCTTCGTGCAGTTCTCCTCCGCCTTCTGCGCCCCGTGCCGGGTCACCCGGCGCACGCTGGGCGAGGTGGTCGAGGTCGTGCCCGGCGTCGCCCACCTCGAGATCGACGCCGAGCACCACCTCGAGCTCGTACGCCGCCTCGACGTCCTGCGCACCCCCACCACCCTCATCCTCGACAGCACCGGCCACGAGGCCACCCGCGCCGCCGGCGCCCCCCGCAAGGAGACCGTGCTCGCCACCCTCGCGTCGGTCGTCGGCGACTGA
- a CDS encoding DUF6318 family protein, with the protein MVLALTSCGDDPEPQVADPTATPTSSPSPSESAAAEKEPWEEKTDDGAVAFVEHWLSTFNEMQSTGETVAFRELATTECETCANFVSLADETYSGGGRIQSDGWRLKSASPTSLDVPDGHQLALSVRQMPQKVFETATAEPESFPGGTVTFLATVVWTNDGWRMDSWEFPG; encoded by the coding sequence GTGGTCCTCGCCCTCACCAGCTGCGGCGACGACCCCGAACCGCAGGTCGCCGACCCGACCGCGACTCCCACCTCCTCCCCGTCGCCGAGCGAGAGCGCCGCGGCCGAGAAGGAACCGTGGGAGGAGAAGACTGACGACGGCGCCGTGGCGTTCGTCGAGCACTGGCTGAGCACCTTCAACGAGATGCAGTCCACCGGCGAGACGGTCGCCTTCCGCGAACTTGCAACTACTGAGTGCGAGACCTGTGCCAACTTCGTGTCGTTGGCGGATGAAACGTACTCCGGTGGCGGACGCATTCAGTCCGACGGATGGCGCCTGAAATCCGCGTCGCCGACCTCCCTTGACGTGCCAGATGGACATCAGCTGGCCCTCAGCGTGCGCCAAATGCCGCAGAAGGTTTTCGAGACGGCCACCGCCGAGCCCGAGTCGTTCCCAGGCGGGACGGTCACGTTTCTTGCGACGGTCGTGTGGACGAACGATGGCTGGCGCATGGACTCTTGGGAGTTCCCCGGATGA
- a CDS encoding Hsp20/alpha crystallin family protein, whose translation MLLRTTDPFRDFDRITQQLLGTTNRPAAMPMDAWRQGEEFVIEMDLPGVSRESIDLDVERNVLTVRAERVARNGDWERLASERPTGMFSRQLVLGDNLDLDRIEATYDDGVLRLVVPVAEKAKPRKIEIGSSSSDRETTAIES comes from the coding sequence ATGTTGCTGCGCACCACCGACCCGTTCCGCGACTTCGACCGCATCACCCAGCAGCTGCTGGGGACGACGAACCGGCCGGCCGCCATGCCGATGGACGCCTGGCGCCAGGGCGAGGAGTTCGTCATCGAGATGGACCTGCCCGGCGTCAGCCGCGAGAGCATCGACCTCGACGTCGAGCGCAACGTCCTGACCGTGCGCGCCGAGCGCGTCGCCCGCAACGGCGACTGGGAGCGACTCGCCTCCGAGCGCCCGACCGGCATGTTCAGCCGCCAGCTGGTCCTCGGCGACAACCTCGACCTCGATCGCATCGAGGCGACGTACGACGACGGCGTGCTGCGGCTGGTCGTGCCCGTGGCCGAGAAGGCGAAGCCGCGCAAGATCGAGATCGGCTCGAGCTCGTCCGACCGCGAGACCACCGCGATCGAGAGCTGA
- a CDS encoding HU family DNA-binding protein: MNKGELRETVAKETGLTGADAERAVDAALSAIVSAVAKGERVSIAGFGTFEPRERSAREGRNPQTGETMQIAATTVPGFKAAAAFKKAVAG, encoded by the coding sequence ATGAACAAGGGAGAGCTTCGCGAGACCGTGGCCAAGGAGACCGGCCTGACCGGTGCCGACGCCGAGCGTGCCGTCGACGCCGCGCTGTCGGCGATCGTCTCGGCCGTGGCCAAGGGTGAGCGCGTGAGCATCGCCGGTTTCGGCACCTTCGAGCCCCGTGAGCGTTCGGCTCGCGAGGGTCGCAACCCGCAGACCGGCGAGACCATGCAGATCGCCGCGACGACCGTCCCCGGCTTCAAGGCCGCGGCCGCGTTCAAGAAGGCTGTCGCCGGCTGA